The following coding sequences are from one Rhodobiaceae bacterium window:
- the fabG gene encoding 3-oxoacyl-[acyl-carrier-protein] reductase FabG, protein MFDLTGKTALVTGASGGIGSSVAKTLHAQGATVALSGTRVEALEAVAAELGERAHILPCNLSDSAAVDALPKQAEEAMGQLDILVNNAGVTKDNIFMRMKDEEWDTVLAVNLTASFRLARASMRGMMKRRWGRIISITSVVGTMGNPGQANYAASKAGVTGMTKSIAQEVASRNVTANCVAPGFIATAMTDALDDGQQERVNGMIPMGRMGSGDEIAASVLYLASEEAAYVTGQTIHVNGGMIMI, encoded by the coding sequence ATGTTTGATCTAACCGGAAAAACTGCGCTGGTGACAGGCGCTTCGGGTGGCATCGGATCCTCCGTCGCCAAAACGCTCCACGCTCAGGGAGCCACCGTGGCGCTGTCGGGCACACGGGTTGAGGCGTTGGAAGCCGTTGCGGCAGAACTCGGCGAGCGGGCTCATATCCTGCCCTGCAACCTGAGCGATAGCGCGGCTGTGGATGCCCTGCCAAAACAGGCTGAAGAGGCCATGGGTCAGCTTGATATTCTGGTGAACAATGCTGGCGTCACCAAAGACAACATCTTCATGCGAATGAAGGATGAAGAGTGGGACACCGTCCTGGCAGTCAACCTGACGGCTTCCTTCCGTCTTGCGCGCGCGTCCATGCGGGGCATGATGAAGCGTCGCTGGGGGCGGATCATCTCTATCACGTCTGTCGTGGGCACCATGGGGAACCCTGGCCAGGCCAACTATGCCGCCTCTAAGGCAGGTGTGACGGGCATGACCAAGTCTATTGCTCAGGAAGTCGCTTCTAGAAACGTTACCGCAAACTGTGTGGCGCCTGGCTTCATCGCAACCGCTATGACGGACGCATTGGACGACGGTCAGCAGGAACGGGTCAACGGAATGATTCCCATGGGTCGTATGGGTTCAGGTGACGAAATCGCCGCCAGCGTGCTCTATTTGGCCTCAGAAGAAGCCGCTTACGTCACGGGCCAGACAATTCACGTAAACGGCGGCATGATCATGATTTAA
- the acpP gene encoding acyl carrier protein AcpP produces the protein MSDIAERVKKIVVEHLGCEADKVQENASFIDDLGADSLDNVELVMAFEEEFGVEIPDDAAETILTVGDAVKFISANS, from the coding sequence ATGAGTGACATTGCAGAGCGCGTGAAGAAAATCGTTGTTGAGCATCTCGGTTGTGAAGCCGACAAGGTGCAAGAGAACGCAAGCTTCATCGATGACCTTGGCGCAGACAGCCTCGACAATGTCGAGCTGGTCATGGCTTTTGAAGAAGAGTTCGGCGTTGAAATCCCGGACGATGCGGCAGAAACCATTCTGACCGTTGGCGACGCCGTAAAGTTCATCAGCGCGAATTCCTAA
- the fabF gene encoding 3-oxoacyl-[acyl-carrier-protein] synthase 2: MRRVVVTGMGMVTPLGCGVDTTWKRVLDGQSGAGMISKFDTSDLPCKIACEVPREGEGAFIQDDWVEPKEAKRIDEFIIYALSAAEQAIKDSGWEPKSEEEKCRTGVMIGSGIGGLPGIEEAAITLRDKGPRRVSPFFIPGRLINLASGYVSIKYGLKGPNHSVVTACSTGAHAIGDASRLIMFGDADVMVAGGAESAISRLGIAGFAACRALSTGYNDTPEKGSRPYDEGRDGFVMGEGSGVVVLEEYEHAKARGATIYAEVAGYGLSGDAYHITAPASDGDGGFRSMQMALGHSGLGVADIDYVNAHGTSTPLGDEIELGSVSRLFGDAIETMSMSSTKSSIGHLLGAAGAVEAIFSILAMRDNIVPPTINLENPSVETAMDLVPLKAREKPVNAVLTNSFGFGGTNASLVMKKVDA, from the coding sequence ATGCGTCGTGTTGTTGTTACAGGCATGGGAATGGTCACACCTCTTGGGTGCGGCGTCGACACCACCTGGAAACGCGTCCTGGACGGCCAGTCCGGCGCAGGCATGATCTCCAAATTCGACACAAGCGACCTGCCTTGCAAGATCGCCTGTGAGGTTCCCCGCGAAGGCGAAGGGGCATTCATCCAGGATGACTGGGTGGAGCCTAAAGAAGCCAAGCGGATCGATGAATTCATTATCTATGCTCTGTCAGCTGCAGAGCAGGCGATCAAGGACAGTGGCTGGGAGCCAAAGAGCGAAGAAGAAAAGTGCCGCACCGGCGTGATGATCGGGTCCGGTATTGGCGGCCTCCCGGGCATCGAAGAAGCCGCGATCACACTTCGCGACAAAGGCCCACGTAGGGTGAGCCCGTTCTTCATTCCAGGGCGCCTGATCAATCTGGCTTCTGGATATGTCTCCATCAAATATGGCCTTAAAGGTCCAAACCATTCGGTCGTGACCGCTTGCTCGACAGGTGCTCACGCGATTGGCGACGCATCTCGTCTGATCATGTTCGGCGATGCCGATGTGATGGTCGCAGGTGGCGCTGAGTCCGCGATCAGCCGTTTGGGCATTGCGGGCTTCGCAGCATGCCGTGCTCTTTCAACCGGATACAATGACACGCCTGAAAAAGGATCCCGTCCTTATGATGAGGGCCGTGATGGCTTCGTTATGGGCGAAGGATCAGGCGTTGTTGTTCTCGAAGAATATGAGCACGCAAAGGCACGCGGCGCGACAATCTATGCAGAAGTAGCAGGCTATGGTCTTTCCGGCGATGCCTATCACATCACAGCTCCTGCTTCTGATGGGGACGGGGGTTTCCGTTCAATGCAGATGGCGCTGGGACATTCGGGCCTCGGTGTTGCGGACATTGACTATGTAAATGCGCACGGCACTTCAACGCCTCTTGGCGATGAGATTGAACTGGGATCCGTCTCGCGCCTTTTCGGCGATGCCATTGAGACCATGTCTATGTCGTCGACAAAATCTTCCATCGGACATCTTCTCGGTGCTGCGGGTGCGGTCGAAGCGATCTTCTCGATCCTGGCGATGCGGGACAATATCGTGCCGCCAACGATCAATCTGGAAAACCCGTCTGTCGAGACGGCGATGGATTTGGTGCCGCTCAAGGCACGCGAAAAACCAGTGAATGCGGTTCTCACTAACTCGTTTGGGTTTGGTGGCACAAATGCCTCGCTGGTCATGAAAAAAGTTGACGCTTGA
- the mltG gene encoding endolytic murein transglycosylase has translation MSSTPDDPKPEVSDEADDSVTSEDTSSDEGKSADAEQPDGAKPPRRWLRWILTIGLLGVLVAAGTAVGAFYYAKDQFERAGPAEADSVFLLERGTGLNKAAAQLEGQGLITDALIFRIALQVVDRAATLKAGEYHIPANASMVEVANILREGKSILHKLTLAEGLTSWEAIQIIAADPVLVGEVPDIPTEGALLPETYLFTRGTSRSDIVAQMEAAHIEVVERLWEERAENLPITSIEEAVVLASIVEKETGVAEERPRVAAVFINRLRRGMRLQSDPTIIYGITNGQGPLGRPIRRSEIDRKTAYNTYQIDGLPPAPIANPGEASIAAVLNPPTTNDLYFVADGTGGHVFSKTLAEHNRNVAKWRRIERSRRQ, from the coding sequence TTGAGCAGCACACCGGACGACCCAAAGCCAGAGGTTTCGGACGAAGCCGATGACAGTGTGACGTCTGAGGACACTTCCTCAGACGAGGGTAAGTCTGCCGATGCAGAACAACCAGACGGCGCAAAGCCACCACGACGATGGCTGCGCTGGATACTCACGATTGGATTGTTGGGGGTGTTGGTGGCTGCGGGCACCGCAGTCGGTGCATTCTACTATGCCAAAGACCAGTTTGAGCGCGCGGGGCCAGCCGAGGCGGACAGCGTATTCCTGCTGGAAAGAGGGACCGGCCTCAATAAGGCAGCAGCGCAGCTTGAAGGCCAGGGCCTCATTACAGATGCCCTTATCTTCCGGATTGCGCTTCAGGTTGTGGACCGGGCGGCTACCCTGAAAGCGGGTGAATATCACATCCCCGCGAATGCAAGCATGGTCGAGGTTGCAAACATTCTCCGTGAAGGAAAGTCTATCCTGCACAAGCTCACGCTGGCGGAGGGCCTCACCAGCTGGGAAGCAATACAGATCATCGCTGCCGACCCGGTGCTTGTCGGAGAGGTGCCAGACATTCCCACAGAGGGGGCGTTGCTGCCCGAAACCTATCTCTTCACCAGAGGCACAAGCCGCTCAGATATTGTTGCGCAAATGGAAGCGGCTCATATTGAAGTGGTTGAGCGTCTCTGGGAGGAGCGCGCGGAAAATCTGCCGATCACCTCAATTGAGGAAGCCGTGGTTCTGGCCTCAATCGTTGAGAAAGAAACCGGTGTTGCAGAAGAACGCCCCCGTGTGGCTGCAGTATTCATCAATCGCCTCAGACGCGGTATGCGGCTGCAATCCGATCCGACGATCATCTACGGCATCACAAATGGCCAAGGGCCGCTTGGACGCCCTATTCGTAGGTCGGAAATCGATCGGAAGACTGCCTATAACACTTACCAGATTGATGGTCTGCCTCCGGCACCGATTGCAAATCCAGGAGAAGCCTCAATTGCCGCGGTGCTCAATCCGCCAACGACGAATGATCTCTATTTCGTTGCGGATGGCACAGGCGGTCATGTGTTTTCGAAGACACTTGCCGAGCACAACCGAAATGTCGCCAAATGGCGCCGGATTGAGCGCTCCCGCCGTCAGTAG
- the gmk gene encoding guanylate kinase: MSEIDIHRRGLMLVLSSPSGAGKTTLSRRLLESDGEITMSVSATTRKARPGEEDGKDYHFLTTEDFGVMRNKGEFLEHAKVFDNYYGTPKGPVEEALTAGHDVMFDIDWQGTQQLEESASNDLVKVFILPPSGHELEKRLNTRAQDPPDVVAGRMAKASDEISHYAEYDYIIVNDDVEKALKELTAILVAERVRRERRVGLRTFVQQLQQAL; encoded by the coding sequence ATGAGTGAGATTGATATTCATCGTCGGGGATTGATGCTTGTGCTCTCCTCTCCATCGGGCGCCGGGAAAACCACTTTGTCCAGGCGACTGCTGGAGAGTGATGGCGAGATCACCATGTCGGTTTCCGCCACCACACGTAAGGCGCGCCCGGGCGAGGAAGATGGCAAGGACTACCATTTCCTGACCACCGAAGATTTTGGCGTGATGCGAAACAAAGGCGAGTTTTTGGAGCATGCCAAAGTCTTCGACAATTATTACGGCACACCAAAAGGGCCTGTCGAGGAGGCGCTCACCGCTGGGCATGATGTCATGTTTGACATTGACTGGCAGGGCACACAGCAGCTGGAAGAATCCGCATCCAACGATCTTGTGAAGGTCTTTATCCTGCCACCGAGCGGTCACGAGCTGGAGAAACGCCTGAATACACGCGCGCAGGATCCGCCCGATGTGGTCGCTGGGCGGATGGCGAAGGCGTCTGATGAGATCAGCCACTATGCGGAATATGACTACATCATCGTCAATGATGATGTTGAGAAGGCGCTGAAGGAACTCACCGCTATTCTTGTGGCCGAACGCGTTCGCCGTGAACGGCGTGTGGGCCTGCGCACCTTCGTTCAACAGCTCCAGCAGGCGCTTTAG
- the gstB gene encoding glutathione S-transferase GstB has protein sequence MIRIWGRASAFNLQKAYWALLETDQPYERIDAGGDFGGLDSPDFLARNPNGRIPVIDDDGFVLWESQAIVRYLAEQHAPALLPDDVQGRALASQWMDWAQTNLLPAALDLFWGGVRTPKEKQDAAFVARALKRTIAALALLDKELSTHDYLVGNNFSLADIPAGTCLYRFFEMEGIERPGLAHVSAWYARLSDRPAYQQAVMVPFDDLIAKESF, from the coding sequence ATGATCCGTATCTGGGGACGCGCCAGCGCTTTCAATCTTCAAAAGGCCTATTGGGCCCTATTGGAGACGGATCAACCTTACGAACGAATTGATGCGGGCGGTGACTTTGGGGGCCTCGATAGCCCTGATTTCCTCGCCCGCAACCCCAATGGGCGCATCCCCGTCATTGATGACGACGGGTTCGTACTTTGGGAAAGCCAGGCGATTGTTCGCTATCTGGCTGAGCAACATGCCCCGGCTCTTCTCCCAGATGATGTCCAGGGACGCGCCCTTGCATCGCAATGGATGGATTGGGCCCAGACCAACCTTCTCCCAGCAGCCTTGGATCTCTTTTGGGGAGGTGTTCGCACCCCCAAGGAAAAACAAGATGCGGCGTTTGTTGCGCGCGCCTTGAAGAGAACCATCGCGGCGCTCGCGCTTTTAGACAAAGAGCTTTCGACCCACGACTATCTCGTCGGAAACAATTTCTCTCTTGCCGACATTCCGGCGGGCACCTGCCTCTATCGCTTTTTTGAAATGGAGGGTATTGAGCGGCCAGGACTGGCGCATGTGTCGGCCTGGTACGCGCGGCTCTCAGACCGGCCCGCCTATCAGCAAGCGGTCATGGTGCCGTTTGACGATCTGATCGCCAAAGAGAGCTTCTGA
- the adhT gene encoding alcohol dehydrogenase: protein MKSEAIVEYGAPLQSVESDLPTPEGSQVLLKVTHCGVCHSDVHLHDGHFDMGGGNKLDVRGGRKLPFTLGHEIEGEVIAVGPDAEGVAVGDQRVAYPWIGCGDCPTCRRGEEHLCNKPQNLGIQVAGGYSTHALVPHPRYLLDYAGVTKGLAATYMCSGLTAYSAMKKLGDISPEERVAVVGLGGVGMMGLQFAKTLFDAAPIGADVDENKLQAAMGSGAHAVYNPKDDDAIKKVLADTNGGVPAAVDFVGSESSLQFASSIVRKGGQVIVVGLFGGGFSMPIPMFPMRAISIGGSYVGSLQETIDMMELVKAGEIDPIPVEERPLNQATKSLDDLRTGGVMGRVVLKP, encoded by the coding sequence ATGAAATCTGAAGCCATTGTCGAATATGGAGCCCCTCTGCAGTCTGTAGAGAGCGACCTCCCCACGCCTGAGGGCTCACAAGTCCTTCTCAAAGTTACCCATTGCGGTGTTTGTCACTCTGACGTTCACCTGCATGACGGACATTTTGACATGGGTGGTGGCAATAAGCTCGATGTTCGCGGCGGCCGAAAACTCCCCTTCACACTCGGTCACGAGATTGAAGGCGAAGTGATCGCGGTTGGACCAGACGCTGAAGGTGTTGCGGTTGGTGACCAGCGTGTGGCTTATCCATGGATTGGATGTGGAGACTGCCCGACTTGCCGACGCGGTGAAGAGCATCTTTGCAACAAACCTCAAAATCTCGGCATTCAGGTCGCTGGTGGATACTCCACTCATGCCCTCGTGCCACACCCGCGCTACCTGCTGGACTATGCAGGCGTCACCAAAGGCCTCGCGGCAACTTATATGTGCTCTGGCCTCACTGCCTACTCAGCCATGAAGAAGCTCGGCGACATCAGCCCGGAGGAGCGGGTTGCCGTTGTTGGTCTCGGTGGTGTTGGCATGATGGGCCTGCAATTCGCCAAGACACTCTTTGACGCGGCACCAATCGGTGCTGATGTTGATGAGAATAAGCTGCAGGCAGCGATGGGTTCTGGTGCGCACGCTGTCTACAACCCAAAAGATGATGACGCGATCAAGAAGGTGCTCGCTGACACCAATGGCGGCGTTCCAGCCGCTGTCGATTTTGTTGGGTCTGAATCTTCGCTCCAGTTTGCCTCGTCCATCGTGCGCAAAGGTGGTCAGGTGATCGTTGTCGGTCTCTTTGGTGGTGGCTTCTCCATGCCGATCCCCATGTTCCCCATGCGGGCGATCAGCATTGGCGGTTCTTATGTGGGCTCGCTTCAGGAAACGATCGATATGATGGAACTGGTGAAAGCCGGTGAAATCGATCCAATCCCAGTTGAAGAACGTCCACTCAACCAGGCAACCAAATCGCTCGATGATCTGCGGACTGGAGGTGTCATGGGCCGGGTTGTTCTGAAACCATGA
- the rsmA gene encoding ribosomal RNA small subunit methyltransferase A, with protein MSDADGLPSLREVLATHGLDAKKSLGQNFLLDLNLTGRIARTAGPLEDVTVLEIGPGPGGLTRALLSEGAGKVVAIERDERCLAALQEISDAYPERLTIVEGDALQLDHRSSVSGAVRVVANLPYNIATPLLTGWLETEPWPPWFKSLTLMFQKEVAERIVAQPGSKAYGRLSILAQWRCTAQKMFDVDRMAFTPPPKVTSSIVHLEPRDEPLAEADIDDLQRVVKAAFGQRRKMVRASLKALAVDPLALCEMADVDSSARAEKLSIEEFAALARAYSTLKRS; from the coding sequence ATGAGCGACGCTGACGGTCTTCCCTCCCTACGCGAGGTCCTGGCGACGCATGGACTGGACGCCAAGAAATCTCTGGGCCAGAACTTCTTGTTGGATCTCAACCTGACAGGGCGCATCGCGCGGACCGCCGGTCCGCTTGAAGATGTAACTGTTCTGGAAATCGGACCTGGCCCCGGCGGTCTGACACGGGCTCTTCTGTCCGAGGGCGCCGGCAAGGTTGTGGCGATAGAGCGTGATGAACGCTGTTTGGCGGCCTTGCAAGAAATCTCAGATGCCTATCCCGAGCGCCTCACAATTGTGGAAGGTGATGCTCTGCAGCTTGATCACAGGAGCAGCGTCTCCGGCGCGGTCAGGGTCGTTGCCAACCTGCCCTACAATATTGCAACGCCTTTGCTCACGGGTTGGCTGGAGACAGAGCCCTGGCCGCCCTGGTTCAAAAGCCTCACTTTGATGTTCCAGAAAGAGGTCGCTGAGCGGATTGTGGCGCAGCCTGGCAGTAAAGCTTATGGACGGCTCTCCATCCTGGCCCAGTGGCGGTGTACCGCTCAAAAAATGTTCGATGTCGACCGGATGGCTTTTACGCCTCCGCCCAAAGTGACGTCGTCCATTGTCCATCTGGAGCCACGAGATGAGCCCTTAGCGGAAGCCGACATTGACGATCTGCAACGGGTCGTCAAAGCGGCGTTCGGTCAGAGGCGGAAAATGGTGCGGGCGAGCCTCAAGGCCCTGGCCGTTGATCCTCTCGCCCTTTGCGAGATGGCGGATGTCGACTCGTCGGCCCGTGCTGAAAAGCTCTCTATTGAGGAGTTTGCGGCTCTTGCGCGTGCCTATTCCACTCTGAAACGGAGTTGA